The Streptomyces sp. HUAS CB01 genome has a segment encoding these proteins:
- a CDS encoding formate dehydrogenase subunit gamma: MAVLPGPSVGPPTEPSPEGALEDRVRAIVAGHRGERGALLPVLHSVKEELGYVDPAVIPVLAAELNLSRADVHGVVTFYEDFRETPPGRRTVRICRAEACQAVGAAALADRARRRLRVSFGETTTDGEVTLDQVFCLGNCALGPAVEVDGRLHGRVTIERLDAFLTVEGADA, translated from the coding sequence ATGGCCGTACTGCCCGGGCCGTCGGTGGGGCCACCGACGGAGCCGTCACCGGAGGGGGCGCTGGAGGACCGGGTGCGGGCGATCGTCGCCGGGCACCGCGGTGAGCGTGGCGCCCTGCTGCCCGTGCTCCACTCCGTCAAGGAGGAACTGGGATACGTCGATCCGGCCGTGATCCCCGTCCTGGCCGCCGAACTGAACCTGTCGCGGGCCGACGTGCACGGCGTGGTCACCTTCTACGAGGACTTCCGCGAGACGCCGCCCGGCCGGCGGACCGTGCGGATCTGCCGGGCGGAGGCGTGCCAGGCGGTGGGCGCCGCGGCCCTGGCCGACCGTGCGCGGCGCCGGCTCCGAGTCTCCTTCGGCGAGACGACCACCGACGGCGAGGTCACCCTCGACCAGGTCTTCTGCCTCGGCAACTGCGCCTTGGGACCGGCCGTGGAGGTCGACGGCCGGCTGCACGGCCGGGTCACCATCGAGCGGCTGGACGCCTTCCTGACGGTCGAGGGGGCGGACGCATGA
- a CDS encoding formate dehydrogenase beta subunit, which produces MSVPVTVHVPRDSAARSVGADEVADRISAAAAKVGRPVRVVRNGSRGMLWLEPLVEVTTPAGRVAYGPVTPADVEGLLDAGLLDGAAHPLCRGLTEDIGWLRDQTRVTFARVGVVDPLSAEDHLAHGGLAGLRRALELTPEEIVAEVTESGLRGRGGAGFPAGVKWKTVREAGAGLKFVCCNADEGDSGTFADRMLMEGDPFTLIEGMTIAARAVGAREGYVYVRSEYPDAVATLRTAIATAREHGWLGEGVLGSDLDFDLFVRVGAGAYICGEETSMLESLEGKRGTVRAKPPIPALEGLFGRPTVVNNVLTLGSVPMILADGAKSFADLGTGRSRGTQVFQLGGNVARGGIVETAFGVTLGELVEGYGGGTRSGRPVRAVQVGGPLGAYLPTSRFGLPMDYEAFAAAGAMVGHGGVVVFDDTVDMAGQARFAMEFCAAESCGKCTPCRIGAVRGTEVIDRIVAGENRRANLVLLNDLCDLMAEGSLCAMGGLTPMPVRSALEHFPGDFGATKETRR; this is translated from the coding sequence ATGAGCGTTCCCGTGACCGTCCACGTGCCCCGCGACTCGGCCGCCCGCTCGGTCGGCGCGGACGAGGTCGCCGACCGGATCTCCGCCGCGGCGGCCAAGGTCGGTCGGCCCGTCCGCGTCGTCCGCAACGGCTCGCGCGGAATGCTGTGGCTGGAGCCCCTGGTCGAGGTGACGACCCCGGCCGGGCGGGTCGCGTACGGCCCGGTGACGCCCGCCGACGTCGAGGGCCTGCTGGACGCCGGCCTGCTCGACGGGGCCGCCCACCCGCTGTGCCGGGGCCTCACCGAGGACATCGGCTGGCTCCGGGACCAGACCCGGGTCACCTTCGCCCGGGTCGGTGTCGTCGACCCGCTCTCGGCCGAGGACCACCTCGCACACGGCGGGCTGGCCGGACTGCGGCGCGCCCTGGAGCTCACTCCCGAGGAGATCGTCGCCGAGGTCACCGAGTCCGGGCTGCGCGGCCGTGGCGGCGCGGGCTTTCCGGCCGGGGTGAAGTGGAAGACGGTCCGGGAGGCCGGTGCGGGGCTGAAGTTCGTGTGCTGCAACGCCGACGAGGGCGACAGCGGCACGTTCGCGGACCGCATGCTGATGGAGGGCGACCCGTTCACCCTCATCGAGGGCATGACGATCGCCGCCCGGGCCGTCGGCGCCCGCGAGGGCTACGTCTACGTGCGGTCGGAGTACCCGGACGCGGTGGCGACCCTGCGCACGGCGATCGCCACCGCCCGCGAGCACGGCTGGCTCGGGGAGGGCGTCCTCGGCTCGGACCTCGACTTCGACCTCTTCGTACGGGTCGGGGCGGGGGCGTACATCTGCGGCGAGGAGACGTCCATGCTGGAGAGCCTGGAGGGCAAACGCGGCACGGTCCGGGCCAAACCGCCGATCCCGGCGCTGGAGGGACTCTTCGGCAGGCCGACCGTCGTCAACAACGTCCTCACCCTCGGCTCCGTGCCGATGATCCTCGCCGACGGAGCCAAGTCCTTCGCGGACCTCGGCACCGGCCGCTCCCGTGGCACCCAGGTCTTCCAGCTCGGCGGGAACGTGGCCCGCGGCGGCATCGTCGAGACCGCCTTCGGCGTCACCCTCGGCGAACTCGTCGAGGGATACGGCGGCGGAACCCGCTCGGGACGGCCGGTGCGTGCCGTGCAGGTGGGCGGCCCGCTCGGGGCGTACCTGCCCACCTCCCGCTTCGGACTGCCCATGGACTACGAGGCGTTCGCGGCCGCCGGCGCGATGGTCGGACACGGCGGCGTCGTCGTCTTCGACGACACGGTGGACATGGCCGGGCAGGCCCGGTTCGCCATGGAGTTCTGCGCCGCGGAGTCCTGCGGCAAGTGCACACCGTGCCGGATCGGGGCGGTGCGCGGCACCGAGGTCATCGACAGGATCGTGGCGGGGGAGAACCGGCGGGCCAACCTCGTGCTCCTGAACGACCTCTGCGACCTGATGGCCGAGGGCTCGCTCTGCGCGATGGGCGGGCTCACCCCCATGCCGGTGAGGAGCGCCCTGGAGCACTTCCCCGGCGACTTCGGAGCGACGAAGGAGACGCGTCGATGA
- a CDS encoding formate dehydrogenase subunit delta, translating into MALQPVAAHVRLANDIAAQFRHRDPAEAAGEIAAHIRAFWDPRMRARLIEDAETGHDGLDPLTVSAAALLAPGR; encoded by the coding sequence ATGGCCCTTCAGCCCGTCGCCGCCCACGTACGGCTGGCCAACGACATCGCGGCGCAGTTCCGCCACCGGGACCCCGCCGAGGCGGCCGGGGAGATCGCCGCGCACATCCGGGCGTTCTGGGATCCCCGGATGCGCGCCCGGCTCATCGAGGACGCGGAGACCGGCCATGACGGTCTGGACCCTCTGACGGTGTCCGCGGCGGCCCTGCTGGCGCCGGGGCGCTGA
- the fdhF gene encoding formate dehydrogenase subunit alpha: MTLIKEPDHGTPARAGEATVAVEIDGTEVLVPEGTSVMRAASEAGIDIPRLCATDSLEPFGSCRLCLVDIDGRKGTPASCTTPVAPGMKVRTQTPELAGLRRGVMELYISDHPLDCLTCPANGDCELQDMAGVVGLREVRYGFDGENHLDEPTDSSNPYFDFDASKCISCSRCVRACGEVQGTFALTIEGRGFASKVAAGAGGSFMESDCVSCGACVQACPTATLQERSVVELGMPTRSVVTTCAYCGVGCSFKAELRGDEVVRMVPYKDGGANEGHSCVKGRFAFGYASHPDRQLKPMLRERITDPWREVGWEEAIGYVARRMLDIQARHGAGAIGGITSSRCTNEEVYAVQKMVRAAFGNNNVDTCARVCHSPTGYGLKQTYGTSAGTQDFKSVARADVILVIGANPTDGHPVFASRMKRRLRQGARLIVADPRRIDLVRSPHVEAAHHLQLAPGTNVALVNALAHVVVTEGLVDRAFVAERCEDFEAWERFIARPEHSPEAVAGITGVPAEELRAAARLYAGAPNAAIYYGLGVTEHSQGSTMVMGMANLAMATGNIGREGVGVNPLRGQNNVQGSCDMGSFPHELPGYRHVSDDAVRSVFETLWGRTLQSEPGLRIPNMFDSAVDGTFRALFVHGEDIAQSDPNTRHVTAALSAMDLVVVQDLFLNETSKFAHVFLPGTSFLEKDGTFTNAERRINRVRPVMAPRTGKHEWQIVCEIAQAMGYPMKWDDASQIMDEIAMTTPTFAGVSFGKLDRVGSVQWPCNDTAPEGTPIMHVDGFVRGRGRFVETVYVPTEERSTRKFPLILTTGRILSQYNVGAQTRRTGNVAWHPEDVLELHPHDAEVRGIRDGDTVALASRVGETSLRARIDDRMPVGVVYTTFHHPATGANVVTTEHSDWATNCPEYKVTAVQVTLKRPPAAEPAAARSVAAGER; this comes from the coding sequence ATGACCCTGATCAAGGAGCCCGACCACGGCACCCCGGCACGGGCCGGCGAGGCGACCGTGGCCGTCGAGATCGACGGTACGGAAGTGCTGGTCCCCGAGGGCACGTCGGTGATGCGCGCCGCCTCCGAGGCCGGGATCGACATCCCCAGGCTCTGCGCCACCGACAGCCTCGAACCCTTCGGGTCCTGCCGCCTCTGCCTGGTCGACATCGACGGCCGCAAGGGCACGCCCGCCTCCTGCACCACGCCCGTCGCCCCCGGTATGAAGGTGCGCACCCAGACCCCGGAACTCGCCGGACTGCGGCGCGGCGTCATGGAGCTGTACATCTCCGACCACCCGCTGGACTGCCTGACCTGCCCGGCCAACGGGGACTGCGAACTGCAGGACATGGCCGGGGTCGTCGGGCTGCGCGAGGTCCGCTACGGCTTCGACGGGGAGAACCACCTCGACGAGCCCACCGACAGCTCCAACCCCTACTTCGACTTCGACGCGAGCAAGTGCATCTCCTGCTCCCGCTGCGTCCGGGCCTGCGGCGAGGTGCAGGGGACCTTCGCCCTCACCATCGAGGGCCGCGGCTTCGCCTCCAAGGTCGCGGCCGGCGCAGGCGGCAGCTTCATGGAGTCCGACTGCGTCTCCTGCGGCGCCTGCGTCCAGGCCTGCCCCACCGCCACCCTCCAGGAGCGCTCGGTGGTGGAGCTCGGCATGCCGACCCGCAGCGTCGTCACCACGTGCGCGTACTGCGGTGTCGGCTGCTCCTTCAAGGCCGAACTCCGCGGCGACGAGGTCGTGCGGATGGTGCCGTACAAGGACGGCGGGGCCAACGAGGGCCACTCCTGCGTCAAGGGCCGGTTCGCGTTCGGCTACGCCTCGCACCCCGACCGGCAGCTGAAGCCCATGCTGCGCGAGCGGATCACCGACCCCTGGCGCGAGGTGGGGTGGGAGGAGGCCATCGGTTATGTGGCGCGGCGGATGCTGGACATCCAGGCCCGGCACGGAGCCGGGGCGATCGGCGGCATCACCTCGTCCCGCTGCACCAACGAGGAGGTGTACGCGGTCCAGAAGATGGTCCGCGCGGCCTTCGGCAACAACAACGTCGACACCTGCGCCCGGGTCTGCCACTCGCCGACCGGCTACGGACTGAAGCAGACCTACGGCACCTCGGCCGGCACCCAGGACTTCAAGTCCGTCGCCAGGGCGGACGTCATCCTCGTCATCGGCGCCAACCCCACCGACGGCCACCCCGTCTTCGCCTCCCGCATGAAGCGCAGGCTGCGCCAGGGCGCCCGGCTCATCGTGGCCGACCCGCGCCGCATCGACCTCGTGCGCTCCCCGCACGTCGAGGCCGCGCACCACCTCCAGCTCGCGCCCGGCACCAATGTGGCGCTGGTCAACGCCCTCGCCCACGTCGTGGTCACCGAAGGGCTGGTGGACCGCGCCTTCGTCGCGGAGCGCTGCGAGGACTTCGAGGCGTGGGAGCGGTTCATCGCCCGGCCCGAGCACAGCCCCGAGGCGGTCGCCGGGATCACCGGCGTCCCGGCCGAGGAACTGCGCGCGGCCGCCCGGCTCTACGCCGGCGCGCCCAACGCGGCCATCTACTACGGCCTCGGCGTCACCGAGCACAGCCAGGGCTCGACCATGGTGATGGGCATGGCGAATCTCGCCATGGCCACCGGCAACATCGGCCGCGAGGGCGTCGGCGTGAACCCGCTGCGCGGGCAGAACAACGTCCAGGGCTCGTGCGACATGGGCTCGTTCCCCCACGAACTCCCCGGCTACCGGCATGTGTCGGACGACGCGGTGCGCTCCGTCTTCGAGACGCTGTGGGGGAGGACCCTGCAGTCGGAGCCGGGGCTGCGCATCCCCAACATGTTCGACTCCGCCGTCGACGGCACGTTCCGGGCGCTGTTCGTGCACGGCGAGGACATCGCCCAGTCCGACCCCAACACCCGGCACGTGACGGCCGCGCTCTCGGCGATGGACCTCGTCGTCGTGCAGGACCTCTTCCTCAACGAGACCTCGAAGTTCGCCCACGTGTTCCTGCCCGGGACGTCGTTCCTGGAGAAGGACGGCACCTTCACCAACGCCGAACGCCGGATCAACCGGGTGCGGCCGGTGATGGCCCCGAGGACGGGCAAGCACGAGTGGCAGATCGTCTGCGAGATCGCCCAGGCGATGGGCTACCCGATGAAGTGGGACGACGCCTCGCAGATCATGGACGAGATCGCGATGACCACGCCGACCTTCGCCGGGGTGTCGTTCGGGAAGCTCGACCGGGTCGGCAGTGTGCAGTGGCCGTGCAACGACACGGCCCCCGAGGGCACGCCCATCATGCACGTGGACGGATTCGTGCGCGGCAGGGGCCGGTTCGTCGAGACCGTCTACGTACCGACCGAGGAGCGCAGCACCCGCAAGTTCCCGCTGATCCTCACCACCGGCCGCATCCTGTCCCAGTACAACGTCGGCGCCCAGACCCGCCGTACCGGCAATGTGGCCTGGCACCCGGAGGACGTGCTGGAACTGCATCCGCACGACGCCGAGGTGCGCGGCATCCGCGACGGCGACACCGTGGCACTGGCCAGCCGGGTCGGCGAGACCAGCCTGCGGGCGCGGATCGACGACCGGATGCCGGTCGGGGTGGTGTACACGACGTTCCACCATCCCGCGACCGGTGCCAACGTCGTGACGACCGAGCACTCGGACTGGGCGACCAACTGCCCCGAGTACAAGGTGACGGCGGTCCAGGTCACCCTGAAGCGGCCCCCGGCAGCGGAACCGGCCGCCGCGCGGTCCGTCGCCGCCGGGGAGCGGTGA
- the dnaK gene encoding molecular chaperone DnaK: MAKAVGIDLGTTNSVIAAWEGGEATVLPNAEGSRTTPSVVAFTDTGERLVGQLARRQAILNPKGTIYSAKRFIGRRYDEISDEAKAVAFDVVPDEHGNARFDVRGKLYSPEEISALVLRKLADDAGKQLGERVTEAVITVPAYFNDAQRQATKDAGKIAGLEVLRIINEPTAAALAYGLDKKGHETVLVFDLGGGTFDVSLLDVGDGVVEVRSTAGDSHLGGDDFDRRLVDHLADKFQQDNGIDLRQDPQALQRLFEAAEKAKVELSSVTQTQVSLPFITADAAGPKHLTETVMRSTFEQITADLVERTLEPVKQAIADAKVTENDIDEVILVGGSTRIPAVQALVRRLTGGKDPNMSVNPDEVVALGAAIQAGVLKGEVKDVLLLDVTPLSLGVETRGGVMTRLIERNTTVPVRRTQTFSTAEDDQPAVDIVALQGEREMAADNRVLGRFQLTDIRPAPRGEPQIEVTFDVDANGILNVTARDENTGAEQGITISEGSNLDQSEVERMVQEAERHRGEDTALRQAVDARNELDAVAYQVERRLQDLGDAAPSHEKARAEMLVGDARQAVQEEAPVDRVRSLTSELQQMHASLSAHQAGAAAGGAAAGAAAGGAGTGADQGASVGAGGSDDDVIDAEFDKG, from the coding sequence ATGGCCAAGGCAGTCGGAATCGACCTGGGGACCACCAACTCGGTGATCGCGGCCTGGGAGGGCGGAGAGGCCACGGTGCTCCCGAACGCCGAGGGCAGTCGCACCACTCCCTCCGTCGTCGCCTTCACCGACACGGGAGAACGACTCGTCGGTCAGCTCGCGCGCCGCCAGGCGATCCTCAACCCCAAGGGCACCATCTACTCGGCCAAACGCTTCATCGGCCGTCGTTACGACGAGATATCCGACGAGGCCAAGGCCGTCGCGTTCGACGTCGTCCCCGACGAGCACGGCAACGCGCGCTTCGACGTGCGCGGCAAGCTGTACTCGCCGGAGGAGATCAGCGCGCTGGTGCTGCGCAAACTGGCCGACGACGCCGGCAAGCAGCTGGGCGAGCGGGTGACCGAGGCGGTCATCACCGTCCCCGCGTACTTCAACGACGCCCAGCGCCAGGCCACGAAGGACGCCGGGAAGATCGCCGGCCTGGAAGTGCTCCGCATCATCAACGAGCCGACCGCGGCGGCCCTCGCCTACGGTCTGGACAAGAAGGGCCACGAGACGGTCCTGGTGTTCGACCTCGGTGGTGGCACGTTCGACGTGAGTCTGCTCGACGTCGGCGACGGCGTGGTCGAGGTCCGGTCCACGGCCGGTGACAGCCACCTCGGCGGCGACGACTTCGACCGGCGCCTGGTCGACCACCTGGCCGACAAGTTCCAGCAGGACAACGGCATCGACCTGCGCCAGGACCCCCAGGCGCTGCAGCGGCTGTTCGAGGCCGCGGAGAAGGCCAAGGTCGAACTGAGTTCGGTGACGCAGACGCAGGTGAGCCTGCCGTTCATCACCGCCGACGCGGCCGGCCCCAAGCACCTCACGGAAACCGTCATGCGGTCCACGTTCGAGCAGATCACCGCGGACCTCGTCGAGCGGACGCTCGAACCCGTCAAGCAGGCCATTGCCGACGCCAAGGTCACCGAGAACGACATCGACGAGGTCATCCTCGTCGGCGGGTCGACCCGTATCCCGGCCGTGCAGGCCCTCGTCCGCCGGCTCACCGGCGGCAAGGACCCGAACATGAGCGTGAACCCCGACGAGGTCGTCGCTTTGGGCGCGGCGATCCAGGCGGGCGTGCTCAAGGGCGAGGTCAAGGACGTCCTGCTGCTCGACGTGACCCCGCTGTCGCTCGGCGTCGAGACCCGCGGCGGTGTGATGACCAGGCTCATCGAACGCAACACGACGGTCCCGGTGCGCCGTACGCAGACGTTCTCCACCGCCGAGGACGACCAGCCGGCCGTCGACATCGTGGCCCTCCAGGGCGAGCGCGAGATGGCCGCCGACAACCGTGTCCTCGGACGCTTCCAGCTGACGGACATCCGGCCGGCGCCGAGGGGCGAGCCGCAGATAGAGGTCACCTTCGACGTCGACGCCAACGGCATCCTCAACGTCACGGCACGCGACGAGAACACGGGCGCCGAGCAGGGCATCACCATCAGCGAGGGCTCGAACCTCGACCAGAGCGAGGTCGAGCGGATGGTCCAGGAGGCGGAGCGCCACCGTGGCGAGGACACCGCGCTGCGCCAGGCCGTCGACGCCCGCAACGAGCTGGACGCCGTGGCCTACCAGGTCGAGCGCAGGCTCCAGGACCTCGGTGACGCCGCGCCGTCGCACGAGAAGGCCAGGGCGGAGATGCTCGTCGGCGACGCCCGGCAGGCCGTGCAGGAGGAGGCGCCGGTCGACCGGGTCAGGTCGCTGACGTCCGAACTCCAGCAGATGCACGCCTCGTTGTCGGCCCACCAGGCCGGCGCCGCCGCGGGCGGTGCGGCCGCCGGTGCCGCGGCGGGCGGAGCGGGGACCGGGGCCGACCAGGGCGCGTCGGTCGGTGCCGGCGGATCCGACGACGACGTGATCGACGCAGAGTTCGACAAGGGCTGA
- a CDS encoding LysR family transcriptional regulator, whose product MLLRQLEYLIALARERHFARAAAACHVSQPSLSAGIRTLERDLKVMIVRRGRRFEGFTPEGERVVMWARRILAERDALWDDLAARGGGLTGVLRVGAIPTALTAAQSLTTPFFDRHPKVRISLESVSSRQMVHRLAEFDLDVGLSYVDGEPLGNVRTVPLYRERYLLLTPRDGELATRTRATWEEVAGLPLCLLSPQMQNRRILDRNFADAGVRADASMETDTVSALYAHLATRRWSSVIAHAWLGLFGVPEGMRLVPMERPARNHSVGLVLADRDPGLSLVRALVDVAHRVDLEGELDAVLRRHLVPRTAADRPVRPR is encoded by the coding sequence GTGCTGCTCAGGCAACTGGAGTACCTGATCGCGCTGGCACGCGAGCGCCATTTCGCGCGGGCCGCCGCAGCCTGCCATGTCTCCCAGCCCTCGCTGTCCGCCGGCATCCGCACGCTCGAGCGGGATCTCAAGGTCATGATCGTGCGCCGGGGCCGGCGCTTCGAGGGCTTCACCCCCGAGGGGGAGCGGGTGGTGATGTGGGCCCGCCGGATCCTCGCCGAGCGCGACGCGCTCTGGGACGACCTCGCGGCCAGGGGCGGGGGACTCACCGGAGTGCTGCGCGTCGGAGCGATCCCCACCGCCCTCACCGCCGCCCAGTCGCTGACCACCCCGTTCTTCGACCGCCACCCGAAGGTACGGATATCGCTCGAATCGGTCTCCTCGCGGCAGATGGTGCACCGGCTGGCCGAGTTCGACCTCGACGTCGGGCTGAGCTACGTGGACGGCGAACCGCTCGGCAACGTCCGTACCGTCCCGCTGTACCGGGAGCGCTATCTGCTGCTGACCCCGCGGGACGGTGAACTCGCCACCCGCACCAGGGCGACCTGGGAGGAGGTGGCGGGACTGCCGCTGTGCCTCCTCTCCCCGCAGATGCAGAACCGCCGGATCCTGGACCGCAACTTCGCCGACGCCGGGGTGCGGGCGGACGCGTCGATGGAGACCGACACCGTGTCCGCCCTGTACGCCCACCTGGCGACCCGCCGTTGGTCGAGTGTGATCGCCCACGCCTGGCTGGGGCTCTTCGGCGTGCCCGAGGGGATGCGTCTGGTGCCCATGGAGCGCCCCGCCCGCAACCATTCCGTGGGTCTGGTCCTCGCCGACCGTGACCCGGGGCTCAGCCTCGTGCGCGCGCTCGTCGACGTGGCCCACCGGGTGGACCTGGAGGGCGAACTGGACGCGGTGCTGCGCCGGCACCTGGTGCCGCGCACCGCCGCCGACCGGCCCGTGCGCCCCCGTTGA
- a CDS encoding nucleotide exchange factor GrpE: MTTDNEPAPPEGPTEAPPAEAQPGTGELTAELDEIRDRWRRSLADLDNLRKRHARELQRERSDERARTSAAWLPVVDNLELALQHAGSDPSAVQEGVKAVRDLAVEVLRGLGYPRYEETGVPFDPTRHEVVGLVDDPEAEPNTVVRVQRPGYGEGDQQLRPAAVVVNKRQE, from the coding sequence ATGACCACCGACAACGAACCTGCCCCGCCGGAGGGCCCCACCGAGGCGCCGCCCGCGGAGGCACAGCCGGGCACGGGCGAACTCACCGCGGAACTCGACGAGATCCGGGACCGCTGGCGGCGCTCCCTCGCGGACCTGGACAACCTCCGCAAACGCCATGCGAGGGAGCTGCAGCGCGAGCGGAGCGACGAGCGGGCCCGTACGTCGGCGGCATGGCTGCCCGTGGTCGACAACCTCGAACTCGCCCTCCAGCACGCGGGATCCGACCCGTCCGCCGTGCAGGAAGGCGTCAAGGCCGTGCGCGATCTGGCCGTCGAGGTGCTCCGGGGACTCGGGTACCCCCGCTACGAGGAGACGGGCGTCCCGTTCGACCCGACCCGGCACGAGGTCGTCGGCCTCGTCGACGACCCCGAGGCCGAACCCAACACCGTGGTCCGGGTCCAGCGGCCGGGCTACGGCGAGGGCGACCAGCAGCTGCGCCCCGCGGCCGTCGTGGTGAACAAGCGGCAGGAGTGA
- a CDS encoding chaperone modulator CbpM: MTHDPRSAGRAPGHRRATPPARQPGVNVVVRRYAMDPVTRLDLDAVARLASLHPDVVRRFVALGLIDAARGADGRLWFDRSAPSVLARIQRLRAGLHLNYASLGLVLDLLDRISELEDELRRSNAGARSDESWI; the protein is encoded by the coding sequence ATGACCCACGACCCCCGGTCCGCCGGGCGGGCCCCCGGGCACCGCCGGGCGACGCCCCCGGCCCGGCAGCCCGGCGTGAACGTCGTCGTCCGTCGCTACGCGATGGATCCGGTCACCCGGCTGGACCTGGACGCCGTCGCGCGTCTCGCCTCCCTCCACCCCGACGTCGTGCGGCGGTTCGTCGCACTCGGCCTGATCGACGCCGCCCGGGGCGCCGACGGCCGGCTCTGGTTCGACCGGAGCGCCCCCTCGGTACTGGCCCGCATCCAACGCCTCAGGGCCGGGCTGCACCTCAACTACGCCTCACTCGGTCTGGTGCTCGATCTGCTCGACCGGATCAGCGAGCTGGAGGACGAGCTGAGGCGCAGCAACGCCGGCGCCAGGAGTGATGAATCGTGGATATGA
- a CDS encoding LAETG motif-containing sortase-dependent surface protein produces MNAPTRAWKRSGALVAGAAFGLVGVGLSAAPASAHTPVWTVTCSEVTVDLKAYSPNVTNTVSVTVDGKDLLPTEAFGREFSKTLQLPEHKAEVQVRLVVKAGDGDRFSHDETKTAPVCETPKPSETPEEPEPSDTPSTEPPGSEAPPSPEPSTPPLAETGGSSATPVIAGAAAAAVAAGAGILVVTRRRRADRG; encoded by the coding sequence ATGAATGCACCCACCCGTGCGTGGAAGCGCTCGGGCGCGCTTGTAGCGGGCGCTGCCTTCGGGCTCGTCGGAGTGGGCCTGAGCGCCGCTCCGGCGTCGGCCCACACGCCCGTCTGGACGGTGACCTGCTCCGAGGTCACGGTCGACCTCAAGGCATACAGCCCCAACGTCACCAACACGGTGTCCGTCACCGTCGACGGCAAGGACCTGCTGCCCACCGAGGCGTTCGGGCGCGAGTTCAGCAAGACGCTGCAGCTGCCCGAGCACAAGGCCGAGGTCCAGGTGCGGCTCGTGGTCAAGGCCGGCGACGGCGACCGGTTCTCGCACGACGAGACCAAGACCGCGCCCGTCTGCGAGACCCCGAAGCCCTCGGAGACCCCGGAGGAGCCGGAGCCCTCGGACACCCCGAGCACGGAGCCGCCCGGCTCCGAGGCTCCGCCGTCGCCGGAGCCGAGCACGCCTCCCCTGGCGGAGACCGGCGGCTCCAGCGCCACGCCCGTGATCGCGGGCGCCGCGGCCGCCGCGGTGGCGGCCGGTGCCGGCATCCTCGTGGTGACCCGCAGGCGCCGCGCCGACCGCGGCTGA
- a CDS encoding DnaJ C-terminal domain-containing protein: MARDYYDVLGVGRGAGSDEIQAAFRKLARRHHPDVNKEPEAEERFREINEAYSVLSDPDTRRRYDRFGEHFREIPKDYDERVAAAAGARGGYTRSGAGPGGDGRRVRFVSDFGEGFEGFEGGAGGVDFDDLFGGLFGRGGARARGPVPGADQEAEIRLGVEEAYRGGKRGITLSGPDGPRTYDVTVPRGVVDGQRIRLAGEGGRGSAGGPPGDLYLRVRIKPDARFRLEGRDIHVVLPVTPWEAALGATVPVPTPGGTAKVTVPGGSSSGRRLRLRGEGMPNPRGDDGDLYAEVRIMVPPKPSERERELFEQLAADSPFDPRKPG, encoded by the coding sequence ATGGCGCGTGACTACTACGACGTCCTCGGGGTCGGCCGCGGCGCGGGTTCCGACGAGATCCAGGCGGCGTTCCGCAAACTGGCCCGCCGGCACCACCCCGACGTCAACAAGGAGCCGGAGGCCGAGGAGCGGTTCAGAGAGATCAACGAGGCGTACAGCGTGCTGTCCGACCCCGACACGCGCCGCCGCTACGACCGGTTCGGCGAGCACTTCCGGGAGATCCCGAAGGACTACGACGAGCGCGTCGCGGCCGCTGCGGGCGCCCGCGGCGGGTACACCCGCTCCGGTGCCGGACCGGGCGGCGACGGCCGCCGCGTGCGCTTCGTGTCCGACTTCGGGGAGGGCTTCGAGGGCTTCGAGGGCGGCGCCGGAGGCGTGGACTTCGACGACCTGTTCGGCGGGCTGTTCGGGCGCGGCGGGGCCAGGGCCCGGGGGCCGGTGCCCGGCGCGGACCAGGAGGCGGAGATCCGGCTCGGCGTGGAGGAGGCCTACCGCGGGGGCAAACGAGGCATCACCCTCTCGGGACCGGACGGTCCGCGGACCTACGACGTCACCGTTCCCCGCGGGGTCGTCGACGGCCAGCGCATCCGGCTGGCCGGAGAGGGCGGCCGGGGGAGCGCCGGCGGCCCGCCGGGCGACCTCTACCTGCGCGTGCGGATCAAACCTGACGCGCGGTTCAGGCTGGAGGGCCGCGACATCCACGTGGTCCTCCCCGTCACCCCCTGGGAGGCGGCGCTCGGTGCCACCGTGCCCGTTCCGACCCCCGGCGGCACGGCGAAGGTCACCGTGCCGGGCGGTTCGTCGAGCGGCCGCCGGCTGCGGCTGCGCGGCGAAGGGATGCCCAACCCCCGCGGCGACGACGGGGATCTCTACGCGGAGGTCCGGATCATGGTCCCGCCGAAGCCCTCCGAGCGCGAACGCGAACTCTTCGAGCAACTGGCCGCCGACTCCCCCTTCGACCCGAGGAAACCAGGATGA